One Mycolicibacterium goodii genomic region harbors:
- a CDS encoding xanthine dehydrogenase family protein molybdopterin-binding subunit, producing MEGRDKVTGAAVYTADVDVPGLVHAALVQSRIPRGRVTAESVRREARAASAAPGVLHVLTPMNCPPLHSLPSDLTADFPFERRTPLADLQVHYAGQHMALVVADTPENATAAAQGMRLDYETAPAHLVMADVPAADRYRPDHWVKLVEEKLQDRRGADQICATTDLVPHHGTYHTPEHAHHPIELSATIAEWAGEHLTVHDTTRWIAGERRVLACYLGMPEDRVRVVSPLVGGAFGSKNFLWMHVVLCAVAARTVGRPVKLVLTRDQMFTSTGHRPRTEQDLTLVADARGTLLSTEHHTLTETSPLAHFCEPAGLPARYLYGSPRVVTSHTVAPTNMPTPCFMRGPGEAPGLFALESAMDELAYALGIDPVEFRVRNDADIDQAGGRPWSGKHLQECYRRGAQRFGWSLRPRLPRAMRHGDLLVGWGMATATYPGRRMSAGCAVHTAVDGTVRFASATHEIGNGVRTVMGQVAADATGLPLTAVAFDTGDSRFPAAPYTGASQTTASVGSAVFSAGVEWKQRLLSWVSGVDGGSAGLDIRAGVVLREGRPVVTVAEVLRDGGAELADLLTFTATAEGGEPTTTTQSFGVHFCEVEVDEAIGKATVTRWSATLDCGRVVNPRLADSQVMGGVIFGIGMALFEQVPHDAGLRIGEYHVATHADIPDFDIEFVEVPDHDLDPIGVRGIGEIGSSGVAAAIANAIFHATGKRIRQVPITTEMLLGEPS from the coding sequence GTGGAAGGCCGCGACAAGGTCACCGGCGCTGCGGTCTACACCGCCGACGTCGACGTTCCCGGGCTCGTTCACGCGGCCCTCGTGCAGTCGAGGATCCCGCGTGGGCGGGTGACCGCGGAGTCGGTGCGCCGCGAGGCGCGCGCGGCATCGGCGGCGCCAGGCGTGCTCCACGTCCTGACGCCGATGAATTGCCCACCGTTGCACAGCCTTCCGAGCGACCTCACCGCGGACTTTCCCTTCGAGCGGCGGACCCCGCTGGCCGATCTGCAGGTTCACTATGCGGGCCAGCACATGGCGCTGGTGGTCGCCGACACCCCCGAGAACGCCACGGCCGCCGCCCAAGGGATGCGACTGGACTACGAGACCGCACCCGCGCACCTGGTGATGGCCGACGTTCCGGCCGCTGACCGTTACCGACCCGACCACTGGGTCAAACTGGTGGAGGAGAAACTGCAGGACCGGCGCGGCGCTGACCAGATCTGCGCCACCACGGATCTCGTGCCACACCATGGCACCTACCACACCCCCGAGCACGCACACCATCCGATCGAGCTGTCGGCAACCATCGCCGAATGGGCCGGCGAGCACCTGACGGTGCACGACACGACCCGCTGGATCGCCGGTGAACGCCGTGTGCTCGCGTGCTACCTCGGTATGCCCGAGGACCGGGTGCGCGTGGTGTCGCCGTTGGTGGGCGGGGCCTTCGGCTCGAAGAACTTCCTGTGGATGCACGTGGTGCTGTGCGCAGTCGCGGCGCGTACGGTCGGACGCCCGGTCAAGCTGGTGCTGACCCGCGACCAGATGTTCACCTCCACGGGGCACCGCCCCCGCACCGAGCAGGACCTGACACTGGTCGCCGACGCGCGGGGCACCCTGCTGAGCACCGAACACCACACGCTCACCGAAACCTCCCCGCTGGCTCATTTCTGCGAACCGGCCGGCCTACCCGCGCGATACCTGTACGGGTCACCGCGCGTGGTCACGTCACACACGGTTGCGCCGACCAATATGCCGACGCCCTGTTTCATGCGGGGGCCAGGGGAAGCGCCCGGTCTGTTCGCGCTCGAATCCGCCATGGACGAGCTGGCCTACGCCCTGGGCATCGACCCGGTGGAGTTCAGGGTGCGCAACGATGCCGACATCGATCAGGCCGGCGGGCGGCCGTGGTCCGGCAAGCACCTGCAGGAGTGCTATCGCCGGGGCGCGCAGCGATTCGGCTGGAGCCTGCGCCCCCGGTTACCGCGCGCCATGCGCCACGGCGACCTGCTGGTCGGCTGGGGGATGGCCACCGCGACATATCCGGGCAGACGCATGAGCGCGGGCTGTGCGGTTCACACCGCGGTCGACGGGACGGTGCGGTTCGCCTCGGCGACGCATGAGATCGGCAACGGCGTGCGGACCGTGATGGGCCAGGTCGCCGCCGACGCCACCGGATTGCCCTTGACGGCCGTGGCATTCGACACCGGTGACTCCAGGTTTCCCGCCGCGCCGTACACCGGTGCCTCACAGACCACCGCGAGCGTCGGGTCCGCAGTGTTCTCGGCCGGCGTGGAATGGAAACAACGCCTGCTGAGCTGGGTGTCGGGCGTGGACGGCGGATCCGCCGGACTCGACATCCGCGCGGGCGTGGTCCTGCGCGAGGGGCGCCCCGTCGTCACGGTCGCCGAGGTGCTGCGCGACGGCGGTGCGGAACTTGCCGACCTGCTGACTTTCACCGCGACCGCCGAGGGAGGGGAACCGACCACCACCACACAATCTTTCGGCGTGCACTTCTGTGAGGTCGAGGTGGACGAGGCGATCGGCAAGGCCACCGTCACACGTTGGTCGGCCACGCTGGACTGCGGTCGGGTGGTCAACCCCCGACTGGCGGACAGCCAGGTCATGGGCGGGGTGATCTTCGGGATCGGCATGGCGCTGTTCGAACAGGTGCCGCACGACGCCGGCCTGCGAATCGGGGAGTACCACGTCGCGACCCACGCGGACATTCCGGATTTCGACATCGAATTCGTCGAGGTTCCCGATCACGATCTGGATCCGATCGGTGTGCGCGGAATCGGCGAGATCGGCTCCAGCGGTGTGGCCGCCGCGATCGCCAACGCCATTTTCCACGCGACCGGCAAGCGGATCCGCCAGGTACCGATCACCACCGAGATGCTGTTGGGGGAACCCTCGTGA
- a CDS encoding cupin domain-containing protein codes for MTVSVTHSIHATSLLDGEIVEENDLGSIRRVTADNFPILRGLSIKRLVMNPGAMRTPHWHANANELTYCVSGSALVSVLDSGSQFSTFTVSAGEMFHVDSGSLHHIENIGTEPAEFIITFRNERPEDFGLGAAFGAMTDAVLGNTYDLDASEFAALRRDTTDRALAARRGDPVIPPSAHFGDPHKFAVEAMTPPVTSAVGSARTARVQFWPALKDLSMYSLRVREDGMREPHWHPATAEMGYVQSGSARMTVMDPDGTLDTWELNRGDVYFIPRAYPHHIEVVDAPDLHFLIFFDQPTPADVGYRTSVSAYSREVLAATFDTHIEALPDFPLTTADPLIVGRRNPLDR; via the coding sequence ATGACCGTTTCTGTGACCCACAGCATCCATGCCACGTCGTTGCTGGACGGCGAGATCGTCGAGGAGAACGACCTCGGCTCGATCCGCCGCGTCACCGCCGACAACTTTCCGATCCTGCGGGGCCTGTCGATCAAACGCCTCGTGATGAACCCGGGGGCGATGCGCACCCCGCACTGGCACGCCAACGCCAACGAACTCACGTACTGCGTGTCGGGTAGCGCCCTGGTGTCGGTGCTCGACAGCGGCAGCCAGTTCTCGACGTTCACCGTCAGCGCGGGCGAGATGTTCCACGTCGACTCCGGATCGCTGCACCACATCGAGAACATCGGCACCGAACCGGCCGAGTTCATCATCACCTTCCGCAACGAACGTCCCGAGGACTTCGGTCTCGGTGCAGCTTTCGGTGCGATGACCGACGCGGTGCTCGGCAACACCTACGATCTCGATGCGTCGGAGTTCGCCGCGCTGCGCCGCGACACCACCGACCGTGCCCTCGCCGCGCGACGCGGCGACCCGGTGATCCCGCCGTCAGCCCATTTCGGTGATCCGCACAAGTTCGCAGTGGAGGCGATGACACCTCCGGTGACCTCGGCGGTCGGGTCTGCCCGCACCGCACGCGTCCAGTTCTGGCCCGCGCTCAAGGACCTGTCGATGTACTCGCTGCGCGTGCGTGAGGACGGCATGCGGGAGCCGCATTGGCATCCGGCTACCGCTGAAATGGGTTATGTGCAGAGCGGTTCGGCCCGTATGACCGTCATGGACCCCGATGGCACGCTCGACACGTGGGAGCTGAATCGCGGCGACGTCTACTTCATCCCGCGGGCCTACCCGCACCACATCGAGGTCGTCGATGCGCCCGACCTGCACTTCCTGATCTTCTTCGACCAGCCCACCCCTGCCGACGTGGGATACCGCACCTCGGTGAGCGCCTACTCGCGTGAGGTGCTCGCGGCCACGTTCGACACCCACATCGAGGCCCTGCCCGATTTCCCGCTCACCACAGCCGATCCGCTGATCGTCGGTCGACGCAACCCGCTGGACCGCTGA
- the rox gene encoding rifampin monooxygenase has product MRDVIIVGGGPTGAMLAGELRLHGTDVLVVEKDPTPTEVVRSLGLHARSIEIMDQRGLLERFLAVGRRHPVGGYFAAIAKEPPQQLDTAHPFVLGIPQPATERLLTEHAVATGAVFRRGCEVVGLDQHDDGVRVALADGTRLQARIVVGCDGGRSAVRKLIGVGFPGEASRVDTLIGEMKVGVTPEQLGAVVAEVRKTQLRFGAGPVGEDLYRIIVPAAGVAEDRSAQTTLDEFRQQLRATAGTDLGVHSPRWLSRFGDGTRLADRYRSGRILLAGDAAHVHPPTGGQGLNLGVQDAFNLGWKLAAEIDGWAPDGLLDSYEAERRPVAAAVLDNTRAQMELLSPEPGAQAVRRLLSQLMTFEDVNRYLTEMITATGIRYDFGADHDLVGRRLRDIGLRRGRLYELMRTGRGLLLDQTGRLSAAGWSDRVDHVVDVSDELDVPAALLRPDGHIAWVGEDQDDLDGHLARWFGTPAGG; this is encoded by the coding sequence GTGAGGGATGTGATCATCGTCGGTGGCGGACCCACCGGCGCGATGCTGGCAGGTGAGCTGCGGTTGCACGGGACAGACGTTCTGGTTGTCGAGAAAGATCCCACGCCCACTGAAGTGGTGCGGTCGTTGGGTTTACACGCACGCAGCATCGAGATCATGGACCAGCGCGGGCTTTTGGAGCGATTCCTGGCCGTCGGACGTCGGCACCCCGTCGGCGGATATTTCGCCGCGATCGCCAAGGAACCCCCGCAGCAACTCGACACCGCGCATCCGTTCGTGCTGGGCATCCCACAACCCGCGACCGAGCGTCTCCTGACCGAACACGCGGTCGCGACCGGCGCGGTGTTCCGGCGCGGCTGCGAAGTTGTCGGCCTCGACCAGCACGACGATGGCGTGCGAGTGGCGTTGGCCGACGGTACGCGCTTGCAGGCGCGCATCGTCGTCGGATGCGACGGCGGCCGCAGTGCCGTGCGCAAGCTCATCGGCGTCGGATTCCCCGGAGAAGCCAGCCGCGTCGACACCCTGATCGGTGAGATGAAGGTGGGTGTGACGCCCGAACAACTCGGCGCCGTGGTCGCCGAGGTGCGCAAGACCCAACTCAGGTTCGGTGCGGGGCCCGTCGGCGAGGATCTCTACCGCATCATCGTGCCTGCCGCGGGGGTGGCTGAAGACCGTTCGGCGCAAACGACTCTCGATGAATTCAGGCAGCAGCTGCGAGCCACCGCGGGAACGGATCTGGGTGTCCACTCGCCGCGCTGGCTGTCGCGCTTCGGTGACGGCACACGACTGGCCGACCGGTACCGCAGCGGACGTATCCTGCTGGCCGGCGACGCCGCGCACGTTCACCCGCCGACCGGCGGGCAGGGGCTGAACCTCGGTGTGCAGGATGCGTTCAACCTCGGGTGGAAGCTGGCGGCGGAGATCGATGGATGGGCGCCGGACGGGCTGCTCGACAGCTACGAGGCGGAACGCCGTCCGGTCGCCGCGGCCGTGCTGGACAACACCCGTGCGCAGATGGAGCTGCTCTCACCCGAACCGGGGGCCCAGGCGGTGCGTCGACTCCTGAGTCAGCTGATGACGTTCGAGGATGTGAACCGGTACCTGACCGAGATGATCACCGCGACCGGGATCCGTTACGACTTCGGTGCCGATCACGATCTGGTGGGCCGGCGACTGCGGGACATCGGACTGCGGCGCGGACGTCTCTATGAGCTGATGCGGACCGGACGCGGGTTGCTTCTCGACCAGACCGGGCGGCTCTCGGCGGCGGGGTGGTCCGACCGCGTCGACCATGTCGTCGATGTCAGCGACGAGCTCGACGTACCTGCCGCGCTGCTGCGACCGGACGGGCACATCGCGTGGGTGGGTGAAGACCAGGACGATCTCGACGGCCATCTCGCGCGGTGGTTCGGCACGCCGGCTGGGGGATAA
- a CDS encoding response regulator, with product MHCLIVDDSAQFRAAASGMLERAGITVDLACNGAEALQCYRNHPPDVTLVDVDLGAESGFDVAEELHRCEPAGIPVIMISTHSELDLAEMIDASSAVGFLPKFALSPAAIKAMLSLR from the coding sequence ATGCATTGTCTGATCGTCGATGACAGCGCGCAGTTCCGCGCTGCCGCGAGTGGGATGCTCGAACGTGCGGGTATCACCGTTGACCTCGCATGCAACGGCGCCGAGGCACTGCAGTGCTATCGCAACCACCCACCCGATGTCACCCTGGTCGATGTCGACCTGGGCGCCGAGAGCGGCTTCGACGTCGCCGAGGAACTCCATCGCTGTGAGCCCGCGGGTATCCCCGTCATCATGATCTCTACGCACAGCGAGCTGGATCTCGCCGAGATGATCGACGCCAGCTCGGCCGTCGGGTTCCTGCCCAAGTTCGCCCTGTCCCCAGCTGCCATCAAGGCGATGCTGAGCCTGCGCTGA
- a CDS encoding PAS domain-containing protein, which produces MHWGIVVATAFIVGEIVLVHLFKRVAPENAFGAIFLLGVLVISAGWSMPLAVATSLASALAYLYIHLEGADSLAPAIFVFLPIALLTNLLAGQARSQTQEAEQRRREADLSAELARLMLGAGDLPHALERAGKRMARVLDVPEVTLTTGRVDPDRDHHAIPLRSGNDRIGTLLVPAQLPMNTLRRWQRMVPALEALLTAAMDREKITAELETSRKELERFFDVATELLYISDHHTLTRINPTFTRTLGFTAAELTERPFIDLVHPDDREDTRRALDELRTDHREVQFENRCVRKDGETRWFQWSVVSEHGLLFGAGRDVTERRLEQDRLREAQRQIEASHKEVSALATQQTALRRVATQVARGAKPDDVYPLAVSELSVGLCVSHATLLRYESDSTAVVVAALDTESADQSQVGDKVPLDGDSLATRVLRTGAPARIDSYDGIHGEIATRLRGFGVCGGVGAPVIVDGRTWGVLIAGTSRNAPLPPGTEERIGDFADLVSTAIFNAESRAEITASRARIVAAADQARRRFERDLHDGAQQRIVSLGLELRAVQASVPAENAELQDQMSHVVDGLAGLYTDLQELSRGIHPATLSKGGLGPALRTLARRSTVPVALEVDVGHRLPESVEVAAYYVVAEALTNAAKHAFASEVTVRATADDDELAVSVSDDGVGGATSGGGSGLIGLKDRVEALSGRLEVFSPPGAGTSLSVRIPLAS; this is translated from the coding sequence GTGCACTGGGGCATCGTGGTGGCCACGGCGTTCATCGTCGGCGAGATCGTGTTGGTACATCTGTTCAAGCGGGTCGCCCCGGAGAACGCGTTCGGCGCGATCTTCCTGCTGGGCGTCCTGGTCATCTCGGCCGGCTGGAGCATGCCGCTGGCCGTTGCGACGTCGCTGGCCAGCGCGCTTGCCTACCTCTACATCCATCTGGAGGGCGCCGACAGCCTCGCACCCGCGATATTCGTCTTCCTCCCGATCGCGCTGCTGACCAACCTGCTCGCCGGTCAGGCCAGATCGCAGACCCAGGAAGCCGAACAGCGGCGACGCGAGGCCGACCTCTCGGCCGAGCTGGCGCGGCTCATGCTCGGCGCCGGCGACCTGCCGCATGCCCTGGAGCGGGCCGGGAAACGGATGGCCCGCGTCCTCGACGTCCCCGAGGTGACCCTGACCACGGGACGGGTCGACCCCGACCGGGACCATCATGCGATCCCGTTGCGCAGCGGCAACGACCGCATCGGCACGCTACTGGTGCCCGCGCAACTCCCCATGAACACGCTGCGCCGTTGGCAGCGCATGGTTCCGGCGCTGGAGGCCCTCCTGACTGCCGCGATGGACCGCGAGAAGATCACGGCCGAGCTGGAGACCAGCCGCAAGGAGCTCGAGCGGTTCTTCGACGTGGCCACGGAGCTGCTGTACATCAGTGATCACCACACGCTGACCCGGATCAACCCGACGTTCACCCGCACTCTCGGCTTCACCGCCGCCGAACTCACGGAGCGGCCGTTCATCGATCTGGTGCATCCCGACGATCGCGAGGACACCCGGCGCGCTCTCGACGAGCTGCGGACCGATCACCGGGAGGTGCAGTTCGAGAACCGTTGTGTGCGTAAGGATGGCGAGACACGATGGTTCCAGTGGAGCGTCGTGTCCGAGCACGGTCTGTTGTTCGGGGCGGGACGCGATGTCACGGAGCGGCGGCTCGAACAGGACCGGCTCCGTGAGGCGCAGCGCCAGATCGAGGCGAGCCACAAAGAGGTCAGCGCGCTGGCGACGCAGCAGACCGCGCTGCGGCGCGTGGCGACGCAGGTGGCGCGTGGCGCGAAGCCGGACGACGTCTATCCGTTGGCGGTCAGTGAGTTGTCGGTCGGGCTCTGCGTCAGTCACGCGACGCTGCTGCGCTACGAGTCCGACTCTACGGCCGTGGTGGTCGCGGCCCTGGACACCGAGTCCGCAGACCAATCGCAGGTCGGCGACAAGGTGCCGCTCGACGGCGACAGTCTCGCCACCCGTGTCCTGCGCACCGGCGCGCCGGCCCGCATCGATTCCTACGACGGGATTCATGGCGAAATCGCCACGCGATTGCGTGGATTCGGCGTCTGTGGGGGTGTCGGCGCGCCGGTCATCGTGGACGGGCGGACCTGGGGTGTCCTCATCGCCGGCACGTCACGGAATGCGCCGCTGCCGCCGGGCACCGAGGAACGCATCGGCGACTTCGCCGATCTGGTGTCGACGGCGATCTTCAATGCCGAGTCGCGCGCCGAGATCACCGCGTCGCGTGCGCGTATCGTCGCGGCGGCCGATCAGGCCCGTCGTCGCTTCGAGCGCGACCTGCACGACGGGGCTCAGCAGCGCATCGTCTCATTGGGGCTGGAGCTGCGCGCGGTGCAGGCTTCGGTACCCGCCGAGAACGCTGAACTGCAGGACCAGATGTCGCATGTGGTCGACGGTCTGGCCGGTCTGTACACAGACCTGCAGGAACTGTCGCGCGGCATTCATCCGGCGACCCTGTCGAAGGGCGGGCTCGGACCCGCGTTGCGGACCCTGGCGCGACGTTCCACGGTGCCGGTGGCCCTTGAGGTCGACGTCGGCCACCGGCTGCCGGAGTCCGTCGAGGTGGCCGCGTATTACGTTGTCGCAGAAGCGCTGACGAACGCCGCCAAGCACGCCTTTGCCTCCGAGGTCACCGTCCGCGCCACTGCCGACGACGATGAACTCGCGGTGTCGGTCAGCGACGACGGCGTCGGCGGCGCGACTTCCGGTGGCGGTTCGGGGTTGATCGGCCTCAAGGACCGGGTCGAGGCGCTCTCCGGCCGACTGGAGGTCTTCAGCCCGCCGGGTGCGGGTACCTCATTGTCGGTGCGGATTCCGCTGGCCTCCTAA
- a CDS encoding TIGR03857 family LLM class F420-dependent oxidoreductase, whose translation MSEHTLDELGYYLLAGAGGDGPATLMDEARRGEELGLGTAFISERWNVKEASSLVGAACAVTTRMQIATAATNHNTRHPLITGSWATTMHRLSGGRFTLGIGRGIAAMYGAFGIPSVTTAQMEDFAQVMRRLWRGEVILNHDGPIGRYQVLFLDPDFREDIRLAIVAFGPQTLALGGRAFDDVILHTYFTPETLQRAVKTVKGAAEQAGRDPDSVRVWSCFATVGDHLPEQLRLKKTVARLATYLQGYGDLMVRTNNWDPTVLQRFRDDKVVQSIHGGIDHKATADQIEHIASLIPDEWLEPSATGSPSQCVARIRREFDYGADAVIMHGATPDELEPVVAEYRATR comes from the coding sequence ATGAGCGAACACACACTCGATGAACTGGGCTATTACCTGCTGGCCGGTGCCGGGGGTGACGGGCCGGCCACGCTGATGGACGAAGCGCGCCGCGGCGAGGAACTGGGCTTGGGCACCGCCTTCATCTCCGAGCGATGGAACGTCAAAGAGGCGTCCTCACTGGTCGGTGCCGCATGCGCGGTCACCACGCGGATGCAGATCGCCACGGCGGCAACCAATCACAACACGCGGCATCCGCTCATCACCGGATCATGGGCGACCACCATGCATCGGTTGTCCGGCGGCCGGTTCACGCTCGGCATCGGTCGTGGTATCGCCGCGATGTACGGCGCGTTCGGGATCCCGTCGGTGACCACCGCGCAGATGGAAGACTTCGCACAGGTCATGCGCCGGCTGTGGCGCGGTGAGGTGATCCTCAACCACGACGGCCCGATCGGCAGATACCAGGTACTGTTCCTCGATCCGGACTTCCGGGAGGACATCCGATTGGCGATAGTCGCGTTCGGGCCGCAGACCCTCGCGCTCGGTGGCCGGGCATTCGACGACGTCATCCTGCACACCTATTTCACGCCAGAGACGCTGCAACGCGCCGTCAAGACTGTCAAGGGCGCCGCCGAACAGGCGGGCCGCGATCCCGACAGCGTGCGCGTGTGGTCGTGCTTCGCCACGGTTGGCGATCACCTGCCGGAACAGCTGCGCCTGAAGAAGACCGTCGCGCGCCTGGCGACGTACCTACAGGGCTACGGTGACCTGATGGTTCGCACGAACAACTGGGATCCGACCGTGCTGCAAAGGTTCCGCGACGACAAGGTGGTGCAGTCGATTCACGGTGGCATCGACCACAAGGCCACCGCCGATCAGATCGAGCACATCGCGAGCCTGATCCCCGACGAGTGGCTGGAACCGTCGGCGACCGGTTCGCCGTCCCAGTGCGTCGCTCGGATCCGAAGAGAATTCGACTACGGCGCCGACGCGGTGATCATGCACGGCGCGACGCCGGACGAACTCGAACCCGTCGTCGCGGAGTACCGCGCAACGCGTTAG
- a CDS encoding NAD-dependent epimerase/dehydratase family protein, whose amino-acid sequence MDRRRKVLVMGASGNVGACVTRQLVERGDDVRVLLRRSSSTKGIDGFGVERCYGDIFDADAVATAMADRDVVFYCVVDTRAHLADPAPVFRTNVEGLRNVLEVADKADLHRFVFLGTIGTIAVGRNGETVDEDTPFNWAGIGGPYIESRRKAEELVLSYAAERGFPAVVMNVSNPYGPPDWQPRQGALVAMAAFGKLPVYVRGVGAEVVGIDDAAHALTLAAEHGRIGERYIVSERYMSQREMLTIAAEAVGARPPRIGIPMAPMYALGWWAGLSNRLFRTDFPLNLTAARLMWWTSPADHGKATRELGWKPAPTADAIARAAQFYVERKNNNEKVISL is encoded by the coding sequence GTGGATCGTCGTCGCAAGGTGCTGGTGATGGGTGCGAGCGGCAACGTCGGCGCGTGCGTCACCCGGCAACTCGTCGAACGCGGGGACGATGTGCGGGTGCTCCTGCGCCGCAGCAGCTCGACGAAGGGCATCGACGGGTTCGGTGTCGAGCGCTGCTACGGCGACATCTTCGACGCCGATGCGGTCGCCACGGCAATGGCCGACCGTGACGTGGTGTTCTACTGCGTCGTCGACACCCGGGCGCACCTCGCCGATCCGGCGCCGGTGTTCAGGACCAACGTCGAGGGCCTGCGAAACGTCCTCGAGGTCGCCGACAAGGCCGACCTGCACCGGTTCGTCTTCCTCGGCACCATCGGAACCATCGCGGTGGGGCGCAACGGCGAAACCGTCGACGAGGACACCCCGTTCAACTGGGCCGGTATCGGCGGGCCCTACATCGAGTCGCGCCGAAAGGCAGAAGAACTCGTACTGTCCTACGCCGCGGAGCGCGGCTTCCCCGCGGTCGTGATGAACGTGTCCAACCCGTACGGGCCGCCGGACTGGCAGCCACGGCAGGGTGCGCTCGTCGCGATGGCGGCCTTCGGGAAACTGCCCGTGTACGTCCGTGGTGTCGGAGCCGAGGTGGTCGGGATCGACGACGCGGCGCACGCGCTGACTCTGGCGGCCGAACACGGCCGGATCGGTGAACGCTACATCGTCTCGGAACGCTACATGTCGCAGCGGGAGATGCTCACGATCGCAGCGGAGGCGGTAGGCGCGCGTCCGCCAAGAATCGGTATCCCGATGGCCCCGATGTATGCGCTGGGGTGGTGGGCCGGCCTGTCGAATCGGTTGTTCCGCACGGACTTTCCGCTCAATCTCACCGCGGCCCGGTTGATGTGGTGGACCTCGCCCGCCGATCACGGCAAGGCGACACGCGAACTCGGATGGAAGCCGGCTCCGACGGCCGACGCGATCGCCCGCGCCGCGCAGTTCTACGTCGAACGCAAGAACAACAACGAAAAGGTCATCTCGTTGTGA
- a CDS encoding nuclear transport factor 2 family protein, whose product MSDDLEAIKRLKARYCRLLDTKDIEAWRTLFAKDVVVTLDMAVSTGGADPQTAPPLHGFDEFLPVVWGGVEHAATVHHCHTPEIDFTSDTTASGIWAMEDMLFFPDGSELHGAGHYHETYEKRDGSWQITTLHLTRTLLKFKAG is encoded by the coding sequence ATGTCGGACGATCTCGAAGCCATCAAGCGGCTCAAGGCGCGATACTGCCGGCTGTTGGACACCAAGGACATCGAGGCGTGGCGGACGCTGTTCGCGAAGGACGTCGTGGTCACCCTGGACATGGCGGTGTCGACCGGCGGCGCCGATCCGCAGACCGCGCCGCCGCTGCACGGCTTCGATGAGTTCCTTCCCGTGGTGTGGGGCGGAGTCGAACATGCGGCGACGGTGCACCACTGCCACACCCCGGAGATCGACTTCACCTCCGACACCACGGCGTCGGGCATCTGGGCCATGGAGGACATGCTGTTCTTCCCCGACGGCAGTGAACTCCACGGCGCGGGCCACTATCACGAAACCTACGAAAAGCGTGACGGCTCATGGCAGATCACGACCCTGCACCTGACCCGCACGCTGCTGAAGTTCAAGGCCGGCTGA
- a CDS encoding alpha/beta fold hydrolase: protein MRHHRHKTRHETVNVRGLDIFHRHAGDPKGPAVLLLHGYPNSSYAYRNLIEPLAEVGYVVAPDLPGSGFSSAPSVDAYDYTFENLADTIDTFLDALGIETFFLFVTDFGTPVGYHLATRRPDRIRGLIVQNGNAHHEGLGPGWDAPKAYFADPTEANRAKLTEWMNFETTRYQYVGNQPERLACLYPPEGWHLDWERLSRPGITDIQFAIFSDYGAHIARFETIRSYHREHQPPCLLLWGRHDPFFELNEIMAYNEVLDSLEIHVFESAHQLLETHPRECADLVTRFMLDVAAGRL from the coding sequence ATGCGACACCATCGGCACAAGACACGCCACGAGACGGTCAATGTCCGAGGCTTGGACATCTTCCACCGACACGCCGGAGATCCGAAGGGGCCGGCTGTCCTGCTGCTGCACGGCTACCCGAACTCGTCTTACGCCTATCGCAATCTCATCGAGCCGTTGGCAGAAGTCGGCTATGTCGTTGCGCCGGATCTCCCCGGTTCAGGATTCTCATCGGCGCCTTCGGTCGACGCTTACGACTACACCTTCGAGAATCTCGCCGACACGATCGACACCTTCCTCGACGCGCTGGGCATTGAGACGTTCTTCCTGTTCGTCACCGATTTCGGCACGCCCGTCGGTTATCACCTCGCCACGCGCAGGCCGGACCGGATCCGTGGCCTGATCGTGCAGAACGGGAACGCTCACCACGAGGGACTGGGGCCGGGTTGGGACGCTCCCAAGGCATACTTCGCCGATCCGACCGAGGCCAACCGGGCGAAGCTCACCGAGTGGATGAACTTCGAGACAACCCGATACCAGTACGTCGGCAACCAGCCGGAGCGCTTGGCGTGTCTCTACCCGCCCGAGGGCTGGCACCTCGACTGGGAGCGTCTGTCGCGGCCGGGAATCACCGACATCCAGTTCGCGATCTTCTCCGACTACGGGGCACACATCGCCCGCTTCGAGACCATCAGGTCCTACCACCGCGAGCACCAGCCGCCATGCCTGCTGCTGTGGGGCAGACACGACCCCTTTTTTGAACTGAACGAGATCATGGCCTACAACGAAGTTCTCGATTCCCTGGAGATCCACGTCTTCGAGAGCGCACACCAGTTGCTGGAAACCCATCCCCGAGAATGCGCCGATCTCGTCACCCGCTTCATGCTCGATGTGGCGGCCGGGCGACTCTAG